Below is a window of Sus scrofa isolate TJ Tabasco breed Duroc chromosome 3, Sscrofa11.1, whole genome shotgun sequence DNA.
cctatttgcctctgcctctttcctcccctctctcctctcataATCCTTTGTACCTCTATGAAAATACTTTTCGCACGGACTTATAATTAgttttgtctgtctgtttctcaAATGATAATTAGCCGAATGTCTCTCCTAGAGATGTAAGAAAATTGGGGCTGAGTTAAATGTTAAGCCATGAGTCTAAACTAACCAGCCTGCTCCAGAGCTTGGAAGTAGTGAATCCTGATATAGAATAAACCTTAAATCTTGttagtgtgtctgtgtgttccCTTCCACCTCTCATTATGTCGAATTACAACAGGCTTCTTACCCTGGTAGTTAAGCTTTATGGTAATTTGATTTGCTATTGTTTGTGGCAACCCAAGAGCTTGTTAAAAGTGCCTCGTTGCCTCAATGGCATTTAGAGACAAAGAATGAGTAACCAGGGAGgagctatatatatatcttacatCTCTGAAGCCCATCTGGTCTTTCAACATAGTTCTAATAAACAAGACTGCCAACTCTCCACCCATTAAATCTTTACAGGCCTGAGAATAAATTTAGCTGATCTCCAAATCTGTTTTCACATCGTCAGATGGATTTGGAGTCTTCTGGCAAATTTCCCATCAAAGACCCTCGCctttcaaatttaatttcctcAATACTGTATAAAGAAGTGTTCCTTTGGTGTTTGGGAGGGGATGgtttgaaaaagaatgagaatccAGCAGCATGTGTTCTGCAGTCCTCAAAGATAGCCTCCACGGTGCACTGAAAGGAAATGATGGCTCACTAAAAAAGGGAAGTGAGCTGTTTAACGTTCACGATACACGTAGCAAAAAGCCATGctgcaaaaaaaagggaaactcaAGGTTTGTGCAAATCCTtcgaaaaaataatattttaacaataacggagttcccgtcatggcgcagtgcgaatctgactaggttgcaggttcgatccctggcctcactcagtgggttaaggatctagcgttgctgtgagctgtggtgtaggtcgaagatttggcttggatcccacgttgctgtggctgtggtgtaggctgacagctgaagctctgattagacccctagcctgggaaattccatatgccttgcgtgcggcctaaaaagcaaaataataataataataaaactagcCAAAAGCTAAGAGCCCTCAAATATCTATTTCTTCGTCTGAAACACAACAGGTAGTGAATATAGTATTATGGACCATCCAAAATtacaattcttggagttcctccatgactcagtgagttaaggacccaaggttgtcactgctgaggctctggtcactgttgtggcgtgggttcaatcccagtcccaggaatgtccacatgacATAAGAaacgccttaaaaaaaaaaaaaaaaaaagagtacattttttttcttttttggccacagagTTGCACATGGTactaccaggccagggatcagatctgagctgtggtttTGACCTACGCTGAagctgccacaatgccagatcctttaacccactgtgctgggttggggatcaaactttcatcctggcactgcagagacactgctgatcccatgaccaccacagcaggaacttcgtAACGactctttttatatattaaatacataaagaaaaattattatttgctttttaaggccatactgcagcgtatggaggttcccaggctaggggttcaatcggaactacagctgctggcctacaccacagccacagcaacggaggatccgagccgagtcttcgacctacacacagctcacagcaatgctggatccttaatccactgaatgaggccagggattgaacctgcaacctcatggctcctagtctgattcgtttctgctgtgccacagtgggaactccaaataaagaaaaattaggagttcccgtcgtggcgcagtggttaacgaatccgactaggaaccatgaggttgcgggttcggtccctgcccttgctcagtgggttaacgatccggcgttgccgtgagctgtggtgtaggttgcagacgcggctcggatcccacgttgctgtggctgtggcgtaggccggtggctacagctccgattcgacccctagcctgggaacctccatatgccgcgggaacggcccaagaaatagcaacaacaacaacaacaaaacaacaacaaaaaagacaaaagacaaaaaaaaaaaaaagagaaaaattataatgCTAAATAATAGTCAGAATACTAGAAATTctatgcagtctttttttttttttttttttttttaagggctgcacctgcagcatatagaagttcccaggctaggggttaaattcgagggtctacaccacagcaacactggatctgaaaccacatctgtggcatacaccacggctcactgcaacaccagatccttaacccactgagcaaggccagttgggttcattacctgctgagatacaacgggaactcctactgtcaCTTTCTTAAAGGAATTCAGACTTGCCTTTCATTTGACCATGAAACTTTTTTCCCATCTGTATCAAATTCCCAGACTTTCTCTTGGGTGAGCAGAAATAaggatatattggagttcccgtcgtggcgcagtggttaacgaatcggactgagaaccatgaggttgcgggttcagtccctgcccttgctcagtgggttaaggatccggcgttgccgtgagctgtggtgtaggttgcagatgggggctcggatcccgcgttgctgtggctgtggcgtaggccggtggctacagctccgattcgacccctagcctgggaacctccatatgccacaggagaggtccaagaaatggcaaaaagacaaaaagacaaaaaaaaaaaaaaaaagaaaaagaaataaggatatGAAATAGTTGGTCCTCCATGAGAAACAAGGTATCTACCCTCACGCCAGGTAGATCTTTGATAGAATCCTATATGCTTAAGTAGGAATTTATAAAttcacagtcaaaaaaaaaaaaaatccccagagttcctgtcgtggcacagtggaaatgaatccacctgtgccacgacaggaaccatgaagacgcaggtttgatccctaccctcgttcagtgggttaaggacggagttgctgctgctgtggctgtggtgcaggttgggcagccacagctgggactggacccttagcctggaaacatccatatgcctcatgtgcggCCCTTAGAAGCAAACAGCAACTCCTCGAAACCCCAGAACACTTAAAGTTTTGAAAGTTtcaacagttttacttttttttttttttaatgttcactttattttttgtcttttctagggccgcacctgcggcatatggaggttcccaggctaggggtcgaatgggagctgtagttgccggcctacgccagagccacagcaacgcgggatccgcgcttcatctgtgacctacaccacagctcatggcaacaccagatccttaacccacggagcgaggccagggatcgaacccgcaacctcatggttcctagtcggattcgttaacccctgagccgcGACTGGAACTCcgacagttttactttttacatCAGAGTCTTTAATTAATATCATTATTAAAAGATTAAGTTATATGTACCTTGACACTGTAATCTACAGAGAGAGTAAGTTCTGCCTGTTGGCCCCAAgaagctttcctttgcttctttttttaaattgtagtaagAACACATAACATTTACTACTTAACAATTTCAAAGTTGAGCAGCCTTAAGTACAAACACGTTGCTGTGCCATGCTAAACCAACGGTTCAGATCctccttttgtttctattttcttgctGCCAATAGAGGGCAGGCAGACACAAGGTACCAGCCCGCCTCTCGAGGGGGCCACCTAGCCCACGCATGCGCTTCTTACCTGGGGAAGGTGAATGGGGCGGGGTCtaggggcggggccagggcacGCAGGCGCGGCGCGGGCATTGTGACGTCAGGCGGCGCGGCCCCGCAGAGAAGAGGCGGCTGCTAGCAAAGGCGCTTCCCAGAGCGTGACGCGCGGACTCCCCTCCCCGTGGCCCGCCCGCCGGCCCGCCTCGCCGCCGCCTCCTTCGCTCCCTCAGCGCGGGCCAGCGGCCGGGGCGGAGGCCCGGGGGCGTCGCGGCGCCGAGAGGGCGGGCGGGCTTCGGAGCGCCGGGCGGCCCGGGTCCGCGGCCGGTCGGtgcgcggcgggcgggcgggcgggcgggcggcgggcgctGGTCTATATGGCGGCGGCTCTGTCGGGCCTGGCTGTCCGGCTCTCGCGCTCGGCCGCCGCCCGTTCCTATGGGGTCTTCTGCAAGGGACTGACCCGCACGCTGCTCATCTTCTTCGACCTGGCCTGGCGGTTGCGCATCAACTTCCCCTACCTCTACATCGTGGCTTCCATGATGCTCAACGTCCGTCTGCAGGTGGGTGAGCCGCGCCCCTCCGGCCCCTCTCCCTCGACCCTCCCTAAGTGCAGGTCCTCCCAGCGCGGCCCGGCCCACCTTTCCCAGGACGCTGAAGATGCCGCTGCGAGCTGCTAAGCCGGATGCTGAGCGTGTGCCAAGCACCGTGCGTTTCTCCCGCAACCCCACGGGGCGAAAACCCCGCTGAGGTTATTGTTATCCCTGAGCCGCAAAccaggcggggaggggggcgtgGAGCGGCTGGCCTCGGGTGAGGGCCTGCAGCTGGGGCGTGCGGTCCGCGGCGAGGCGGGTGGATGCTGCCGCCGGCTCGAAAGGCCCTGGCTCTGAAAGAGGACATTTTGCCCATAAAATCAGATTGTTAGGCCTGGAGGTGGgaatgggtggtggtggggttatGGTTGACTTTTCCAGTTCTCAAACTTGACGAAGCTTTGAAGAAAATTATCTCTGATCCTGAAAATAGGTAA
It encodes the following:
- the LOC110260073 gene encoding alpha-2C adrenergic receptor-like, which encodes MCQAARPRREEAAASKGASQSVTRGLPSPWPARRPASPPPPSLPQRGPAAGAEARGRRGAERAGGLRSAGRPGSAAGRCAAGGRAGGRRALVYMAAALSGLAVRLSRSAAARSYGVFCKGLTRTLLIFFDLAWRLRINFPYLYIVASMMLNVRLQVHIEIH